In Aegilops tauschii subsp. strangulata cultivar AL8/78 chromosome 3, Aet v6.0, whole genome shotgun sequence, one genomic interval encodes:
- the LOC109747717 gene encoding F-box/FBD/LRR-repeat protein At1g13570-like, translated as MARQQGPAARRRGGVLWPLRSCLAAGRSRRAASPSPVLPHTPTATPRQFNLDSEAMSTCKMATVEATSVPDRLSSLPPEIKGNILSRLNIVEAVRTCTLSSTWRDAWTDMPKISLRDGKFTRTKFVTLVDMVLSLHKGTIEQFDISGSESYHDEFARWMLMLSSRSPRSIIIELKSRPRYRIPSCIFSISHLKSLHLENCTISLPRVFQGFKSLTDLSLKFFSSTNMDIQNLISFCPVLTNLILNYFEGINRLNIQAPELEYLNVVGDFEDIDLDAPNLKAAILFHYHKSKAYQSIPIAHDKESHVKKSLGSLSEIKTLGISSSFMKYLSKACILTKLPIMFTRLEDIYLTICFWDQRQVLTVCSLFQNAPNLKKLLMWSYPGSTCDQDQASIQELTLQMQMNHLITVSVNDFRGVDHEVHFVAKLLSWAPALEEVRIEWKGEMDRSMVITKLLALPRVSPRAKIIVT; from the exons ATGGCACGGCAGCAGGGGCCGGCGGCGCGGCGTCGTGGCGGCGTCCTCTGGCCTCTGCGCTCCTGTTTAGCGGCAGGCCGTAGCAGGCGAGCAGCGTCGCCTTCTCCCGTTCTTCCGCACACCCCTACAGCAACACCCC GACAGTTTAATCTGGATTCTGAAGCAATGAGTACCTGCAAAATGGCAACGGTGGAAGCTACATCTGTTCCAGACAGACTGAGCAGTCTACCTCCAGAGATAAAGGGCAACATCCTCTCCCGTTTGAATATCGTAGAAGCGGTTAGGACTTGCACCTTATCAAGTACATGGAGGGATGCATGGACTGATATGCCAAAAATATCTCTTCGCGATGGGAAATTTACACGAACTAAGTTCGTTACGTTGGTTGATATGGTGCTATCACTCCACAAGGGAACTATAGAACAGTTCGATATTTCGGGTAGTGAAAGCTATCATGATGAGTTCGCTAGGTGGATGCTTATGCTGTCAAGCAGATCACCAAGATCAATTATAATTGAGTTGAAGTCAAGGCCAAGGTATAGGATACCCTCGTGCATCTTTTCTATCAGCCATCTGAAGTCTCTGCACCTAGAAAATTGCACCATCAGCTTGCCCCGGGTATTCCAAGGTTTCAAGAGCCTAACTGACCTAAGCCTCAAATTTTTCTCCTCCACAAACATGGATATCCAAAATCTGATCTCATTCTGCCCTGTACTGACCAATTTGATACTAAATTATTTTGAGGGCATCAACCGTCTAAACATTCAGGCTCCTGAACTAGAATATCTTAATGTTGTTGGGGACTTTGAAGACATTGATTTGGATGCCCCTAATCTGAAGGCAGCCATTCTCTTCCATTATCACAAATCTAAAGCATATCAATCTATTCCAATTGCGCATGACAAGGAAAGCCATGTCAAGAAGTCATTGGGAAGCCTAAGTGAGATCAAAACACTTGGAATTTCTAGCAGTTTCATGAAG TATCTGTCAAAGGCGTGCATACTTACGAAACTCCCTATCATGTTCACTCGCCTGGAGGATATTTATCTTACGATATGCTTTTGGGACCAGAGGCAAGTCTTGACCGTGTGTTCATTGTTTCAGAATGCCCCTAACTTGAAGAAGCTTCTCATGTGG AGTTACCCTGGGAGCACATGTGATCAGGATCAGGCGAGCATTCAAGAGCTTACCCTGCAAATGCAAATGAACCATCTCATAACGGTCAGTGTGAACGATTTTCGGGGTGTGGACCACGAAGTCCATTTCGTGGCAAAGCTATTGAGCTGGGCACCTGCTTTGGAAGAAGTGAGAATAGAGTGGAAGGGCGAAATGGACCGCAGCATGGTTATTACTAAGCTATTAGCGCTGCCGAGGGTGTCTCCCAGGGCCAAGATCATCGTTACATGA
- the LOC109747710 gene encoding F-box/FBD/LRR-repeat protein At1g13570-like isoform X1: protein MSTCKKARAEATSFVGSDRLSSLPPEIKGDILSRLKVEEAVRTSILSSTWRDAWANMPAISLRNGDFARTKFVMLVDMVLALYKGTIEEFDISGKRSYHDEFARWMLMLSRRSPRSVVIKLNSGLEYRIPSCLFSIVDLKSPRLKNCIISLPRVFQGFKRLTYLSLSIFSSTDRDIQNLISFCPELTDLRLTSFEGINCLNIQAPKLEYLCVVGDIEDINLDAPNLDEAILCLDQKAKSYQSVPVAHNKESNVTSLES from the coding sequence ATGAGTACGTGTAAAAAGGCCAGGGCGGAAGCTACATCTTTTGTGGGTTCAGACAGACTGAGCAGTCTACCTCCAGAGATAAAGGGCGACATCCTCTCCCGTTTGAAGGTCGAAGAAGCGGTTAGGACTAGCATCTTATCAAGTACTTGGAGGGATGCATGGGCTAATATGCCAGCAATATCTCTGCGCAATGGAGATTTCGCACGAACCAAGTTCGTTATGTTGGTCGATATGGTGCTAGCACTCTACAAGGGAACCATAGAAGAATTTGATATATCAGGTAAAAGAAGTTACCATGATGAATTCGCTAGGTGGATGCTCATGCTGTCAAGGAGATCACCAAGATCAGTTGTAATCAAGTTGAACTCAGGGCTAGAGTATAGGATTCCCTCATGCCTCTTTTCTATCGTCGATCTGAAGTCTCCGCGACTGAAAAACTGCATTATCAGCTTGCCCCGGGTATTCCAAGGTTTCAAGAGACTAACTTACCTCAGCCTGAGCATTTTCTCCTCCACGGACAGGGATATCCAAAATTTGATCTCCTTTTGCCCTGAACTGACTGATTTGAGATTAACTTCTTTTGAGGGCATCAACTGTCTAAACATTCAAGCCCCTAAACTGGAATATCTTTGTGTTGTTGGGGACATTGAAGACATTAATTTGGATGCCCCTAATCTGGACGAGGCCATTCTCTGTCTTGATCAGAAAGCTAAATCGTATCAATCTGTTCCAGTTGCGCATAACAAGGAAAGCAATGTCACGTCATTGGAAAGCTAA
- the LOC109747710 gene encoding uncharacterized protein isoform X2, protein MKNAPNLKKLLMWSDSSSTWDQDQASIQELTLQMQMDHLITACVKCFQGLDYEVEFVGKLLSCAPALEELKIEWEGEMARSIVLTKLLALPRVSPRAKIIVT, encoded by the exons ATGAAG AATGCCCCTAACTTGAAGAAGCTTCTCATGTGG AGTGACTCTTCGAGCACATGGGATCAGGATCAGGCCAGCATTCAAGAGCTTACCCTGCAAATGCAAATGGACCATCTCATAACGGCCTGTGTGAAATGTTTCCAGGGTTTGGACTACGAAGTCGAGTTCGTGGGAAAGCTATTGAGCTGTGCACCTGCTTTGGAAGAATTGAAAATAGAGTGGGAGGGTGAAATGGCCCGCAGCATTGTTCTTACCAAGCTATTAGCTCTGCCGAGGGTGTCTCCCAGGGCCAAGATCATTGTTACATGA